In a genomic window of Mucilaginibacter sp. KACC 22063:
- a CDS encoding M20 metallopeptidase family protein, which produces MIKDRIQLIAEEIYNDVVSNRRHLHANPELSFHEVATSAFVASKLDELEIPYVRMADNGLVGLIKGSKPSDQVVALRADMDALPIIEANDVPYKSQNNGVMHACGHDAHTSSLLGTAKILSRIKDDFAGTIKLIFQPAEEKLPGGANLMIQEGVLENPKPQAVIGQHVMPFIDAGKVGFRAGKYMASTDEIYVKVIGRGGHGAQPQQNIDPVIITAHILTALQQVISRFADPKNPSVLSFGKVIANGATNVIPNEVYLEGTFRTMDEKWRADAHIRMKKMAEGIAESMGAKCEFNIMKGYPYLINEEKLTYRTKGFAEEYLGKENVLDLDIWMAGEDFAYFSHAADSCFYRLGTRNESRGITSSVHTPTFDIEESALLGSTGLMAYIALRQLGN; this is translated from the coding sequence ATGATTAAAGACCGTATACAGCTTATTGCTGAAGAGATTTATAATGATGTGGTGAGCAATCGCCGCCATCTTCACGCTAACCCCGAACTTTCTTTTCACGAAGTAGCTACTTCTGCATTCGTAGCTTCAAAGCTTGATGAATTAGAGATACCTTATGTACGCATGGCTGATAATGGTCTTGTTGGACTGATCAAAGGTAGCAAGCCATCTGACCAGGTGGTAGCTTTGCGTGCCGATATGGATGCATTGCCTATTATAGAGGCAAACGATGTGCCTTATAAATCCCAGAACAATGGCGTAATGCATGCGTGTGGACATGATGCGCATACATCATCACTATTGGGTACTGCAAAAATTCTTTCCCGCATCAAAGATGATTTTGCAGGTACGATAAAGCTGATTTTTCAGCCAGCCGAAGAAAAACTACCCGGCGGCGCTAACCTGATGATTCAGGAAGGCGTACTGGAAAACCCAAAGCCGCAGGCAGTAATAGGTCAACACGTAATGCCTTTTATTGATGCAGGTAAAGTGGGTTTCCGTGCCGGTAAATATATGGCCTCTACTGATGAGATCTATGTTAAGGTAATAGGCAGGGGCGGGCATGGTGCGCAACCACAACAAAACATTGACCCGGTTATTATTACAGCACATATCTTAACTGCATTACAGCAGGTGATAAGCCGCTTTGCTGATCCTAAAAATCCATCGGTATTGTCGTTTGGTAAAGTAATTGCCAATGGTGCTACCAACGTTATTCCTAACGAGGTTTACCTGGAAGGTACTTTCCGTACGATGGATGAAAAGTGGCGTGCCGATGCACACATCCGCATGAAAAAAATGGCGGAAGGGATTGCTGAAAGCATGGGGGCTAAATGCGAGTTTAACATTATGAAGGGTTATCCTTACCTGATCAACGAAGAGAAGTTGACCTATCGTACCAAAGGCTTTGCCGAGGAATACTTAGGTAAAGAAAACGTGCTTGACCTGGATATCTGGATGGCAGGTGAAGACTTTGCTTATTTCTCGCATGCAGCCGATAGCTGTTTCTACCGTTTAGGCACCCGTAACGAAAGCCGCGGCATTACTTCATCTGTGCATACACCTACGTTTGATATTGAAGAGTCGGCATTGCTGGGCAGCACAGGCCTTATGGCGTACATAGCATTGCGCCAGTTGGGCAACTAA
- a CDS encoding VOC family protein yields the protein MLNTFPLHAFIPTLNPTRAKEFYGETLGLPQISETPFALEFNANGTLLRLTTVQALTPQPFTVLGWGVDHIEDMIGQLIAKGIYFELFGFFEQDDLGIWLAPDGTKVAWFKDPDGNLLSIAEGVA from the coding sequence ATGCTCAACACCTTTCCCCTCCATGCCTTTATCCCAACCTTAAACCCTACCCGCGCTAAAGAGTTTTATGGCGAAACGCTTGGTTTACCGCAGATATCAGAAACCCCATTTGCTTTAGAGTTTAATGCCAACGGTACTTTGCTGCGCTTAACAACCGTGCAGGCCTTAACTCCGCAGCCGTTTACTGTTTTAGGCTGGGGCGTAGATCATATTGAAGACATGATTGGCCAGCTAATTGCCAAAGGAATTTATTTTGAATTGTTCGGCTTTTTTGAGCAGGATGATTTAGGTATTTGGTTAGCACCTGACGGCACTAAAGTAGCCTGGTTTAAAGATCCGGACGGTAATTTGTTGTCTATAGCTGAAGGCGTAGCGTAA
- the asnS gene encoding asparagine--tRNA ligase has translation MSQRTKIKALLEHTETGIEVIVKGWVRTFRNNQFIALNDGSTNNNIQVVVDFENTDEALLKRITTGAAISVKGQLIESLGKGQKVEVKATEIEILGDSDPEKYPLQPKKHSLEFLREIAHLRFRTNTFGAIFRVRNSLAFAVHKFFQERGFVYLHTPVITASDAEGAGETFRVTNFDIANPPRTENGEVDFKQDFFGKATNLTVSGQLEGELGAMALSDIYTFGPTFRAENSNTTRHLAEFWMIEPEMAFYDLDDNMDLAEGLLKYVINYALEQNRDDIEFLTQRLQEEEKSKPQNERSEMSLIDKLQFCLDNDFQRLTYTEAIDILKDSTPNKKKKFQYLIEGWGADLQSEHERYLVEKHFKKPVILTDYPKEIKAFYMRQNEDGKTVRAMDILFPGIGEIVGGSQREERLDKLEQRMNEMGIPTEELWWYLDTRRFGACPHAGFGLGFERLVLFVTGMGNIRDVIPFPRYPKNAEF, from the coding sequence ATGAGCCAGAGAACAAAAATTAAAGCACTATTAGAGCATACCGAAACAGGTATCGAAGTTATTGTTAAAGGATGGGTACGTACCTTCCGTAATAATCAGTTTATCGCTTTAAACGACGGTTCAACCAATAATAATATCCAGGTAGTTGTTGATTTTGAAAACACCGACGAGGCTTTGCTTAAACGCATTACCACAGGTGCTGCCATTAGTGTTAAAGGCCAGTTAATAGAATCATTAGGTAAAGGACAAAAAGTAGAAGTTAAAGCTACCGAGATTGAAATTTTAGGTGATAGTGATCCTGAAAAATATCCGCTGCAACCTAAAAAGCACAGCCTTGAGTTTTTACGCGAGATTGCTCACCTGCGTTTCCGTACCAACACCTTTGGAGCTATATTTCGTGTGCGTAACAGCCTGGCATTTGCGGTGCATAAGTTTTTTCAGGAACGTGGTTTTGTATACCTGCATACTCCTGTAATTACTGCATCTGATGCGGAGGGTGCCGGTGAAACTTTCCGCGTAACCAATTTCGATATAGCTAACCCGCCACGTACCGAGAACGGCGAGGTTGATTTTAAACAGGACTTTTTCGGCAAGGCTACTAATCTTACCGTATCAGGCCAGTTAGAGGGCGAGCTTGGTGCAATGGCATTAAGCGATATTTATACCTTCGGACCAACCTTCCGTGCGGAAAATTCAAATACTACACGCCACCTTGCCGAGTTCTGGATGATTGAACCTGAAATGGCTTTTTATGATCTGGACGATAACATGGATCTGGCAGAAGGCTTGCTGAAATATGTGATCAACTATGCTTTGGAGCAAAACCGTGACGACATTGAGTTTTTAACGCAGCGTTTGCAGGAAGAAGAGAAATCAAAACCACAGAACGAGCGCAGCGAAATGAGCCTGATCGATAAGCTGCAGTTCTGTTTAGATAACGATTTTCAACGCCTTACTTATACCGAGGCTATCGATATCCTGAAAGATTCGACGCCTAATAAGAAGAAAAAGTTCCAGTACCTGATAGAAGGCTGGGGGGCCGATCTGCAATCTGAGCATGAGCGTTACCTGGTTGAAAAACACTTTAAAAAACCGGTTATCCTTACCGATTACCCGAAAGAGATCAAAGCGTTTTACATGCGCCAGAACGAAGATGGTAAAACCGTACGTGCGATGGATATCCTGTTCCCGGGAATTGGTGAAATTGTAGGCGGATCGCAACGTGAAGAGCGTTTAGATAAATTGGAGCAACGCATGAATGAAATGGGCATACCTACCGAAGAACTTTGGTGGTACCTGGACACCCGCCGCTTTGGCGCTTGTCCGCATGCTGGTTTTGGTTTAGGTTTCGAGCGTTTGGTATTGTTTGTTACCGGCATGGGCAACATCCGCGACGTGATCCCTTTCCCTCGTTATCCTAAGAATGCAGAGTTTTAA